The Herbaspirillum sp. RTI4 genome has a segment encoding these proteins:
- a CDS encoding methionine ABC transporter ATP-binding protein, with amino-acid sequence MTLLTTPPGTHIHAAPPIEKNLAAPEKKTQTEVADIVRFERVGYRYPAPASAAKTATADALTDIDFSIAKGEVFGIIGRSGAGKSTLVRTINLLEAPTSGRVLINGIDLSTLSERQLAQARRRIGMIFQHFNLLSSKTVADNIGLPLRIAGVPAREIKLRVEALLELVGLSDKHDAYPAHLSGGQKQRVGIARALVHEPDILLCDEATSALDPESTQSILALLREINQRLKLTIVLITHEMAVIREVCDRVAVLDKGRVVELDQIWRVFGAPQAEATRALLRPLAHDLPADLRHRISDSRQAPQDQLLLDIRIDGASQLDPDLTRLVGSLGSRAIRLVHGGIERIQGRAQGRLIVSVEPGVHADGAHSGAWAELLGLAPHSVRALGFLEKESIHA; translated from the coding sequence ATGACACTGCTAACAACGCCTCCCGGCACTCATATCCACGCCGCGCCTCCCATAGAAAAAAACCTCGCGGCTCCCGAGAAGAAAACACAAACAGAAGTCGCAGACATTGTCCGTTTCGAGCGGGTCGGCTATCGCTATCCCGCACCGGCAAGCGCAGCCAAAACTGCCACCGCCGATGCCCTCACCGACATCGATTTCAGCATCGCCAAAGGAGAAGTATTCGGCATCATTGGCCGCAGCGGCGCAGGGAAATCGACGCTGGTACGCACCATCAACCTGCTGGAAGCCCCTACCAGCGGCCGCGTGCTGATTAACGGCATCGACCTGTCCACGCTGAGCGAACGCCAACTGGCGCAAGCGCGCCGACGCATAGGCATGATCTTCCAGCACTTCAATTTACTGTCCTCGAAAACGGTGGCGGACAACATCGGCCTGCCGCTGCGCATCGCCGGTGTGCCGGCCCGGGAAATCAAACTGCGCGTCGAAGCACTGCTGGAACTGGTCGGCCTGAGCGACAAGCACGACGCCTATCCGGCACACTTGTCCGGCGGTCAGAAACAGCGCGTCGGTATCGCCCGCGCACTGGTGCATGAGCCCGACATCCTGCTGTGCGACGAAGCCACCTCCGCGCTCGATCCGGAATCGACCCAATCCATCCTCGCATTGCTGCGCGAAATCAATCAACGCCTGAAGCTGACCATCGTCCTCATCACGCATGAAATGGCCGTGATCCGGGAAGTCTGCGACCGTGTCGCCGTGCTGGACAAAGGCAGAGTGGTCGAACTCGATCAGATCTGGCGTGTATTCGGCGCACCGCAAGCAGAAGCAACCCGCGCTTTGTTGCGCCCGCTGGCGCACGATCTTCCGGCAGACCTGCGCCACCGCATCAGCGATAGCCGGCAAGCGCCGCAAGACCAGTTGCTGCTCGATATCCGCATCGATGGTGCCAGCCAGCTCGATCCCGACCTGACCCGTCTGGTCGGCTCATTAGGCTCACGCGCCATCCGGCTGGTACATGGCGGCATAGAACGCATTCAAGGCCGGGCGCAGGGTAGGCTGATTGTCTCGGTGGAACCGGGCGTGCATGCCGACGGCGCGCACAGCGGCGCGTGGGCCGAACTGCTCGGACTCGCCCCGCACAGCGTGCGCGCGCTGGGTTTCCTGGAAAAGGAGTCCATCCATGCTTGA
- a CDS encoding SfnB family sulfur acquisition oxidoreductase, which yields MTSLRDAQPAHAAHIITSDEEALQLAHQLAKEFAPGAAARDAERLLPWGEIEQFSASGLWGITVPKEYGGAGVSNVTLAAVIAIIGAADSSLAQIPQNHFYALEVLRVGGSPEQLQFFYALALQGQRFGNALAEIGHKDYKRRTHLAPDAEKGGFRISGRKFYCTGALYAQWIPTLVVDHNEITFLAFVPRQSPGVTIIDDWDGFGQRLTGSGSVEFDQVWVDADWVVPFKASFDRPTTIGPLAQLLHAAIDQGIAQGAYAATLDFVRAHARPWIDSGDTRAVDDPLTLERVGDLAVRLRAADALLRRAGRAVDQAQAALSAESVASASIAVAEARVLTTGISLLAGTRLFELGGSGASLSELNLDRFWRNARTHTLHDPVRWKFHAVGNYYLNDVLPPRQGTI from the coding sequence ATGACCAGCCTTCGCGACGCACAACCGGCCCACGCTGCCCACATCATCACCAGCGATGAAGAAGCCCTGCAACTAGCCCACCAGTTGGCAAAGGAATTCGCTCCCGGCGCTGCCGCGCGCGACGCCGAACGCCTCCTGCCCTGGGGGGAAATCGAACAGTTTTCTGCCAGCGGTTTATGGGGCATTACCGTTCCCAAAGAATATGGAGGAGCAGGCGTATCGAACGTGACCCTCGCCGCCGTCATCGCCATCATCGGCGCGGCGGACAGTTCGCTGGCGCAAATTCCACAAAATCATTTTTACGCACTGGAAGTCCTGCGCGTCGGCGGCTCGCCTGAGCAACTGCAATTTTTCTACGCACTGGCGCTGCAAGGCCAGCGTTTCGGCAATGCCCTGGCGGAAATCGGCCACAAGGATTACAAACGACGCACCCATCTCGCGCCGGACGCAGAAAAAGGCGGCTTCCGCATCAGCGGCCGCAAATTCTATTGCACCGGTGCGCTGTATGCGCAGTGGATACCGACGCTGGTGGTCGACCACAATGAAATCACCTTCCTTGCCTTCGTGCCGCGCCAATCGCCCGGCGTCACGATCATCGACGATTGGGACGGTTTCGGTCAGCGCCTCACCGGCAGCGGCTCGGTGGAGTTCGATCAGGTCTGGGTCGATGCCGACTGGGTAGTGCCGTTCAAGGCCTCGTTCGACCGGCCGACCACTATCGGGCCGCTGGCGCAACTGCTGCACGCCGCCATCGATCAGGGCATTGCACAGGGCGCTTACGCCGCCACGCTGGACTTCGTGCGCGCCCATGCGCGGCCGTGGATAGATTCAGGCGACACCCGCGCCGTCGATGATCCGCTGACGCTGGAACGGGTCGGCGATCTGGCCGTGCGTCTGCGCGCAGCAGACGCTTTGCTGCGCCGGGCGGGTCGTGCGGTCGATCAGGCACAAGCGGCACTGAGTGCGGAAAGCGTCGCATCGGCCTCGATTGCGGTGGCCGAAGCACGGGTGCTGACTACCGGAATTTCCTTGTTGGCAGGCACCCGCCTGTTTGAACTGGGCGGCAGCGGCGCGAGCTTGTCGGAACTGAATCTGGATCGTTTCTGGCGCAATGCACGCACGCATACGCTGCACGATCCGGTGCGCTGGAAATTCCACGCCGTGGGCAACTATTACCTCAACGATGTCCTGCCACCGCGCCAGGGAACGATTTAA
- a CDS encoding LLM class flavin-dependent oxidoreductase: MSQHQKKILLNAFNMNCVSHINHGLWTHPRDNSINYNTLEYWTAMAQTLERGLFDGLFIADIVGVYDVYQNSVDLPLREAIQLPVNDPMMLVSAMAAVTRHLGFGITANLSYESPYLFARRLSTLDHLTRGRIGWNIVTGYLDSAARAMGLSGQAEHDLRYDRADEFLEVLYKLWEGSWEDDAVRRDKGARLFADPAKVHQVHHAGKFYQVDGYHLCEPSIQRTPLLYQAGTSARGQQFTTRHAEAIFIAAQDKESTRKTVQNLRAQAVAAGRRAEDLKIFIGIAAVVGDTTRQAQEKFDDYRLHASAEAGLAHFASSVGIDFDRFGLDDPIDYSGSNAIQSAAGVAQAKRMTKRKLLEQFHLGSRYPTLVGSAQEVADELVAWVDEAGIDGFNLSRTVTPESYEDFTDLVIPELQTRGRYKTAYQEGSLRQKLFNEGDRLPARHAAAAYRRQ, encoded by the coding sequence ATGAGTCAACATCAAAAGAAAATCCTGCTGAACGCCTTCAACATGAATTGCGTCAGCCATATCAACCACGGTTTATGGACCCATCCGCGCGACAACTCGATCAACTACAACACGCTGGAATACTGGACGGCGATGGCGCAAACGCTGGAACGCGGTTTGTTCGACGGCCTGTTCATTGCCGATATCGTCGGCGTCTACGACGTCTATCAAAACTCGGTTGACCTGCCTCTGCGCGAAGCGATTCAGTTGCCGGTCAACGATCCGATGATGCTGGTATCGGCCATGGCTGCCGTCACCAGGCATCTGGGATTCGGCATCACCGCCAACCTGAGCTACGAGTCGCCTTACCTGTTTGCGCGTCGCCTGTCGACGCTGGACCATCTCACGCGTGGCCGCATCGGCTGGAATATCGTCACCGGCTATCTGGACAGCGCCGCCCGCGCCATGGGCTTGTCGGGTCAGGCTGAGCACGATCTGCGTTACGACCGCGCCGATGAATTTCTGGAGGTGTTGTACAAACTGTGGGAAGGCAGTTGGGAAGACGATGCGGTCCGGCGCGACAAAGGTGCGCGCCTGTTTGCCGATCCGGCCAAGGTGCATCAGGTGCACCACGCCGGCAAGTTTTATCAGGTGGACGGCTACCACTTGTGCGAACCGTCGATCCAGCGCACGCCCTTGCTGTATCAGGCCGGCACCTCGGCACGCGGCCAACAGTTCACGACGCGGCATGCGGAAGCGATTTTCATTGCTGCGCAAGACAAGGAAAGCACGCGCAAGACGGTGCAGAATTTACGCGCACAGGCAGTCGCTGCGGGGCGGCGCGCCGAAGATCTAAAAATTTTCATCGGTATCGCCGCCGTCGTGGGCGACACGACCCGTCAGGCGCAGGAAAAATTTGACGACTACCGGCTTCACGCCAGTGCCGAAGCCGGTCTGGCGCATTTCGCCAGCAGCGTCGGGATTGATTTCGACCGCTTCGGGCTGGACGATCCTATCGATTATTCCGGCAGCAATGCCATTCAGTCCGCCGCCGGCGTAGCGCAAGCCAAACGCATGACCAAACGCAAGCTGCTGGAGCAGTTTCACCTCGGTAGCCGCTACCCGACACTGGTTGGCAGTGCGCAGGAAGTGGCCGATGAACTCGTGGCCTGGGTCGATGAAGCGGGTATCGATGGCTTCAATCTGAGTCGCACCGTCACGCCGGAAAGCTATGAAGATTTCACCGATCTGGTGATTCCCGAATTGCAGACCCGTGGCCGCTATAAAACCGCCTATCAGGAAGGCAGTCTGCGGCAGAAATTATTTAACGAAGGCGACCGCTTGCCGGCGCGCCATGCCGCTGCCGCTTATCGCCGCCAATGA
- a CDS encoding porin gives MKKYSLLLLAAGLSSASAMAQSNVTVYGIVDTSLRYVSNDNAAGNSNFRMDNGALSNSRWGLKGTEDLGNGLKAIFRLENGFSSDTGGMSDGSRMFNRHAYVGLANDYGQFTAGRQTTPLFDLMADHFDPLTVGNYDLNSWMPAGATLVRNSNMLKYQGSFGNLSTSISYSPGEQAGSLRRGRQAGATLRYSSGPFAIGGGVQQTVSAVYDGWKDTAYNLSASYAFDGAKLFGGYYRINDSTGTTTAVFGAANSLAAYSGGVAGIERRDNGFFIGANFQASPLWTLTGAAYYDRSSNVAIGSSGNVGDGKRYTLVAVAEYALSKRTQVYGTIDYNKASDAATAELAGKNNVTGAGIGIRHSF, from the coding sequence ATGAAAAAATATTCCTTATTACTATTGGCAGCAGGATTAAGCAGCGCCAGCGCAATGGCGCAAAGCAATGTCACCGTCTATGGCATTGTCGACACCAGTCTCCGGTATGTGAGCAACGACAATGCCGCCGGCAACAGCAATTTCCGCATGGATAACGGCGCGCTCTCAAACAGTCGCTGGGGGCTGAAAGGGACGGAAGATCTGGGTAATGGATTGAAAGCCATCTTCCGTCTTGAGAACGGCTTCAGTTCCGATACCGGCGGCATGTCGGACGGCAGCCGCATGTTCAACCGCCATGCCTATGTCGGACTGGCAAACGACTATGGCCAGTTCACCGCCGGCCGCCAGACCACCCCGCTGTTCGATTTGATGGCCGATCATTTCGATCCGCTGACCGTCGGCAACTATGACCTTAATTCCTGGATGCCCGCCGGTGCCACACTGGTGCGCAACAGCAACATGCTCAAATATCAGGGTAGCTTCGGCAACCTCTCCACCAGCATCAGCTACTCCCCCGGCGAACAGGCAGGATCGCTGCGACGCGGACGTCAGGCCGGTGCCACGCTGCGTTACTCGAGCGGCCCGTTTGCCATCGGCGGCGGCGTGCAGCAAACTGTCAGCGCCGTCTATGACGGCTGGAAAGACACGGCCTACAACCTGAGCGCATCGTATGCCTTCGACGGTGCGAAACTGTTCGGCGGCTACTACCGGATCAACGACAGCACAGGTACCACCACCGCCGTTTTCGGGGCCGCCAATAGTCTTGCCGCCTACAGCGGCGGCGTTGCCGGCATCGAACGCCGGGACAATGGCTTCTTTATTGGCGCCAATTTCCAGGCATCACCGCTATGGACGCTGACCGGCGCAGCCTACTACGACAGGAGCAGCAACGTCGCTATCGGTTCTTCGGGTAATGTGGGCGACGGCAAGCGCTACACACTGGTCGCCGTGGCTGAATATGCCCTCTCAAAGCGCACACAGGTTTACGGCACCATCGATTACAACAAGGCGTCCGATGCCGCCACTGCGGAACTGGCTGGTAAAAATAATGTGACCGGCGCCGGCATCGGTATTCGGCATTCATTCTAA
- a CDS encoding methionine ABC transporter permease has product MLDSYLAQQYLDALLDTLTMVAAAASVSTLGGLLLALVLVTTGPGDLYDSPALNRVIGAIVNVVRSVPFIILLVVLLPLTRMIVGTTIGVWAAVVPLAIAGIPFFARIAEVSLREVDRGLIEAALAMGALRTNVIRHVLLPEALPGIVSGFTITVVAMIGSSAMAGAVGAGGLGDLAIRYGYQRFNNTLMFAVLIGLMTLVTLVQLTGDFAVRRLDRRR; this is encoded by the coding sequence ATGCTTGATTCCTATCTGGCCCAGCAATACCTGGACGCCCTGCTCGATACCCTGACCATGGTCGCCGCCGCCGCATCCGTCTCCACACTTGGCGGCTTGCTGCTGGCACTGGTGCTGGTCACCACCGGCCCAGGCGATTTGTACGACTCCCCGGCCCTGAACCGCGTCATCGGCGCCATCGTCAACGTCGTGCGCTCCGTCCCTTTCATTATTCTGCTGGTAGTGCTGTTGCCGCTGACCCGGATGATCGTCGGCACCACCATCGGCGTCTGGGCGGCCGTGGTGCCGCTGGCGATTGCCGGTATCCCGTTTTTTGCGCGGATTGCCGAAGTCAGCCTGCGCGAAGTTGATCGAGGCCTGATCGAAGCCGCACTGGCAATGGGTGCCTTGCGTACCAACGTCATTCGTCATGTATTGCTGCCGGAAGCCTTGCCCGGCATCGTCAGCGGCTTCACCATTACCGTCGTCGCCATGATCGGTTCCTCTGCCATGGCCGGTGCAGTGGGTGCCGGCGGACTCGGCGATCTGGCGATCCGCTACGGCTATCAGCGCTTCAACAACACCCTGATGTTTGCCGTACTGATCGGACTTATGACACTGGTCACGCTGGTGCAGCTCACGGGCGATTTCGCGGTGCGCCGTCTGGATCGCCGACGCTGA
- a CDS encoding MetQ/NlpA family ABC transporter substrate-binding protein: protein MQLNKKINTTLRILLQSAGALLAATTLSSALAAPLKIGVTPGAYADSVHVAAAEAKKQGLDVQVVEFSDWTTPNVALESKDLDANYFQHKPFLDNAIKDRGYHFAYIATGVLANIGLYSTKHKSFAEIPVGGRVSIANDPVNQGRGLLLLQKAGLIKLRDGASFKSTLADIIDNPKKLKFTEVEGPQLVRTLNDVDLAQGYPHFIVAAGTIDPNSALLLSGIDDKQFAVGFVSRQDNATDPRLKKFIEIYQQSQGVRAQLKKSFGNSDRLYTLAWLAH from the coding sequence ATGCAATTGAATAAAAAAATCAACACGACATTGCGCATCTTGCTGCAATCGGCTGGCGCGCTACTGGCGGCCACCACGCTGAGTAGCGCTCTGGCAGCGCCATTGAAGATAGGCGTCACGCCGGGCGCTTATGCGGATTCGGTGCATGTCGCCGCCGCCGAAGCAAAAAAACAGGGCCTCGATGTGCAGGTCGTCGAGTTCAGCGACTGGACCACCCCCAATGTCGCGCTGGAAAGCAAGGATCTGGATGCCAATTATTTCCAGCACAAACCCTTCCTCGATAATGCCATCAAGGATCGCGGCTATCACTTCGCCTATATCGCTACCGGCGTGCTGGCCAACATCGGGCTGTATTCGACCAAGCACAAAAGCTTTGCCGAGATCCCTGTCGGTGGCCGGGTATCGATTGCCAATGATCCGGTCAATCAGGGACGTGGCCTGCTGTTGCTGCAAAAAGCAGGACTGATCAAGTTACGCGATGGTGCCAGTTTTAAATCGACGCTGGCCGACATCATCGACAATCCTAAAAAACTCAAATTTACTGAAGTGGAAGGCCCGCAACTGGTGCGTACGCTCAATGATGTCGATCTGGCGCAAGGCTATCCGCACTTCATCGTCGCCGCCGGCACCATCGACCCAAACAGCGCCTTGCTGCTCTCCGGTATTGATGACAAACAGTTCGCCGTTGGCTTCGTCAGCCGTCAGGACAATGCCACTGATCCGCGCCTGAAAAAATTCATCGAGATTTATCAGCAATCACAGGGCGTGCGCGCTCAGTTGAAAAAATCGTTTGGCAACAGCGATAGGCTGTACACGCTTGCCTGGCTTGCGCATTAA
- a CDS encoding SfnB family sulfur acquisition oxidoreductase: MTDTSGTAPVLPRPIENAHRITSDEAAIAAAHLLAEVFAEDASQRDRDRQLPWAELDRYSASGLGAITVPREYGGADVSYVTLAEVFRILSVADPALGQIPQNHFGVLGVIRELATPAQKKRIYAQILAGQRLGNAGPERGTPTILHQTTTLSTEQGKLRLHGTRFYSTGALFAHWIPTRALDEQQRSVQVLVARDTPGVEVVDDWNGFGQRTTASGTVKFNQVAVDPDNVLPVWQLADRPGLSGPVSQLIHAAIDTGIARAAIDDTIRYVREKSRPWIDSGLERASDDPYTLHAIGRLQIDLHATEEILREAAAEIDTIAAAPITAESSARASVAVAHAKILSTEIALQASEKLFELAGSSATRAAPNLGRHWRNARVHTLHDPVRWKYHLLGNYELNGALPRRHQWN; encoded by the coding sequence ATGACCGATACCTCCGGCACTGCCCCCGTTTTGCCACGACCCATCGAAAACGCGCACCGCATTACCAGCGACGAAGCCGCGATCGCTGCCGCCCACTTGCTGGCCGAGGTGTTCGCAGAAGACGCAAGTCAGCGCGACCGCGACCGCCAGCTCCCCTGGGCGGAACTGGATCGCTACTCCGCCAGTGGACTGGGCGCTATCACCGTGCCACGCGAATACGGCGGTGCCGATGTTTCCTACGTCACGCTGGCCGAAGTATTCCGCATCCTGAGCGTGGCTGATCCGGCGCTGGGACAGATTCCGCAAAACCATTTCGGCGTCCTCGGCGTGATCCGCGAACTGGCCACACCGGCGCAGAAAAAACGCATTTACGCACAGATACTGGCAGGGCAGCGGCTAGGCAACGCCGGGCCGGAACGCGGCACACCGACCATCCTGCACCAGACCACCACCCTCTCCACCGAGCAAGGAAAACTGCGTTTGCACGGCACCCGTTTTTATTCGACCGGAGCCTTGTTCGCCCACTGGATTCCTACCCGTGCGCTGGACGAACAGCAGCGTTCGGTGCAAGTGCTGGTCGCACGCGATACCCCCGGCGTGGAAGTGGTGGACGACTGGAATGGATTTGGCCAGCGCACCACTGCCAGCGGCACCGTGAAATTCAATCAGGTCGCAGTCGATCCTGACAATGTGCTTCCGGTCTGGCAACTGGCCGACCGGCCCGGACTGAGCGGCCCCGTCAGCCAATTGATCCACGCCGCCATCGACACCGGTATCGCCCGGGCGGCAATCGACGACACCATCCGTTACGTCCGTGAAAAATCACGGCCTTGGATTGATTCCGGTCTGGAGCGCGCCAGCGACGACCCCTACACCCTCCACGCGATCGGGCGCTTGCAGATCGATCTGCATGCCACCGAAGAAATACTGCGCGAAGCCGCCGCCGAAATCGACACCATTGCCGCCGCTCCCATCACTGCCGAGTCCAGCGCCCGGGCCTCGGTAGCGGTAGCGCACGCCAAGATACTGAGTACCGAAATCGCGCTGCAAGCCAGCGAAAAACTGTTCGAACTGGCCGGCTCCTCCGCCACCCGCGCCGCCCCCAACCTCGGCCGCCACTGGCGCAATGCCCGCGTGCATACCCTGCACGATCCGGTGCGCTGGAAATATCACCTGCTCGGCAATTACGAACTCAACGGCGCATTGCCCCGACGCCACCAGTGGAACTAA
- a CDS encoding CHASE2 domain-containing protein, protein MRRMFAKHGARWALAFLFTLLAGAQVAGFMPASLTERIDLFFYDLRMRIASVELDPRIVIVDIDEKSIAELGRWPWSRDVVAGLVDKMAVAYQAKTIAFDILFAEPDNSSGYSTMARLAQGELKSLPQFSQQLERLKPTLDFDARFAAALQGRPVVLGYNLSNEASAIAKGQLPTPVFSVTDLAGRKLDATQWKAYGANLPQLQQAARSGGFFNPLLDSDGLIRRVPLVAQIGANFYSSLSLASAETALAADRIKPVFIEQDAVLSDSQLNEYGALSGLSLRVKPRPILVPVERGLTALITYRGHGGAQGGAFRYVSAVDVLKGRVPNALLNQKILLIGTTVPGLYDLRATPVSPNYPGVEIHANLIASILDGDFKQRPEFSQGFDLLQVIALGLGLGLLLPLLSPFFAILLSVGAALAVAGLNFWLYEGAGLVMPMATALLLILGLFIGNLGWGYLFEYRNRRAIVNLFGEYVAPELVAEMAANPASYSMEGESRELTVMFSDVRGFTTISEGLEPNELREYINAYLTAMSEDIRGNRGTLDKYIGDAVMAFWGAPVVLPDHAARAVATALKMQQSVIVLNQQFILRGWPPLKIGIGLNTGMMRVGDMGSAIRRAYTVMGDAVNLSSRLESITKVYGVGILVGQLTMEAAPQFAYRELDRVRVKGKNEPVPIFEPLGLSAGLNEAQRTQLDQWQQALALLRAQQWEAAEALILQLQASDAHGLYTLYLQRIAHFRANPLPLDWDGVTTFDTK, encoded by the coding sequence ATGCGTCGTATGTTTGCCAAACATGGGGCGCGTTGGGCGCTGGCTTTTCTGTTCACTTTACTGGCCGGGGCGCAGGTGGCGGGTTTTATGCCCGCCTCTTTGACTGAGCGTATCGATCTGTTTTTCTACGATCTGCGCATGCGCATTGCCAGCGTCGAGCTTGATCCGCGTATTGTCATCGTTGATATCGACGAAAAAAGCATCGCCGAGCTGGGCCGCTGGCCGTGGAGTCGCGACGTCGTGGCCGGTCTGGTCGATAAAATGGCCGTCGCTTATCAGGCCAAAACGATCGCCTTCGATATTCTTTTTGCGGAGCCGGACAATAGCTCCGGCTATTCCACGATGGCGCGTCTGGCGCAGGGCGAACTGAAATCCCTGCCGCAATTCAGCCAGCAACTGGAACGACTCAAACCGACGCTTGATTTCGACGCTCGTTTCGCAGCGGCCTTGCAAGGTCGCCCGGTGGTGCTGGGCTATAACCTGTCCAATGAGGCCAGTGCGATTGCCAAAGGGCAGTTGCCCACGCCGGTGTTTAGCGTGACCGATCTGGCCGGGCGCAAGCTCGATGCCACGCAATGGAAAGCCTACGGTGCTAATTTGCCGCAACTGCAACAGGCTGCGCGCAGCGGTGGATTTTTCAATCCCTTGCTCGACAGCGACGGCCTGATCCGACGTGTGCCGCTGGTGGCGCAGATTGGCGCGAATTTCTATTCCTCGCTCTCGCTGGCGAGTGCCGAAACGGCGCTGGCGGCGGATCGCATCAAGCCGGTCTTCATCGAGCAAGATGCGGTGCTGTCGGATAGTCAGCTCAACGAATACGGCGCGTTGAGCGGACTATCGCTACGCGTTAAGCCGCGTCCCATCCTCGTGCCGGTGGAGCGTGGATTGACGGCGCTGATTACGTATCGCGGTCATGGTGGCGCGCAGGGCGGTGCGTTCCGCTATGTGTCGGCGGTCGATGTGTTGAAGGGCCGCGTGCCGAACGCTCTGCTCAATCAAAAAATCCTGCTGATCGGCACCACGGTGCCTGGCTTGTACGACTTACGCGCTACACCGGTCAGCCCGAATTATCCGGGGGTGGAAATTCACGCCAACCTGATCGCGTCCATCCTCGATGGCGATTTCAAGCAGCGTCCCGAGTTTTCGCAGGGATTCGATTTGCTACAGGTGATTGCCTTAGGTCTGGGATTGGGATTGCTGCTGCCGCTGCTCAGTCCTTTCTTTGCGATTCTGTTGTCGGTGGGCGCAGCGCTGGCGGTGGCGGGTTTGAATTTCTGGCTGTATGAAGGCGCAGGTCTGGTAATGCCGATGGCCACCGCACTGCTGCTGATACTCGGCCTGTTCATTGGTAATCTGGGCTGGGGCTATCTGTTTGAATACCGTAACCGCCGCGCCATCGTCAATTTGTTCGGTGAGTATGTGGCACCGGAACTGGTCGCGGAAATGGCGGCCAATCCCGCCAGCTACAGCATGGAAGGTGAAAGCAGGGAACTGACCGTCATGTTTTCCGACGTGCGCGGCTTCACCACTATTTCCGAAGGGCTGGAACCGAACGAGCTGCGCGAATACATCAACGCCTATCTGACCGCGATGTCGGAGGATATTCGCGGCAATCGCGGAACGCTGGATAAGTACATCGGCGACGCCGTCATGGCGTTCTGGGGCGCGCCGGTGGTCTTGCCGGATCACGCCGCGCGCGCGGTCGCGACTGCGCTCAAGATGCAGCAAAGTGTGATTGTGCTGAACCAGCAGTTCATTTTGCGCGGCTGGCCGCCGCTTAAAATCGGTATCGGACTCAATACCGGCATGATGCGCGTCGGCGACATGGGCTCCGCCATCCGTCGTGCTTATACGGTGATGGGCGATGCGGTGAATTTGTCGTCCCGGCTGGAATCGATCACCAAGGTGTATGGCGTGGGCATTCTGGTGGGACAACTGACCATGGAAGCGGCACCGCAGTTTGCTTACCGCGAACTCGACCGGGTGCGGGTGAAAGGCAAAAATGAACCGGTGCCGATTTTTGAGCCGCTGGGTCTGAGCGCCGGGCTGAATGAAGCGCAACGCACGCAACTGGACCAATGGCAGCAGGCGCTGGCATTGCTGCGGGCTCAGCAATGGGAGGCGGCTGAGGCGCTGATTCTGCAATTGCAGGCCAGCGATGCGCATGGGCTTTACACCTTGTATTTGCAGCGCATTGCGCATTTCCGGGCGAATCCATTGCCTCTGGACTGGGATGGCGTGACAACTTTCGATACTAAATAA